In a genomic window of Mucilaginibacter sp. KACC 22063:
- a CDS encoding NUDIX hydrolase, whose protein sequence is MTGYSEEARIVQAIDCLVFGFDGETLKILLIKRGFQPEKGKWSLMGGFAKSNESLEQASNRVLKQLTGLDGMYLEQLHTFSDPNRDPLERTISTAYFALIDIHKYEQQLNDDYHAEWFSLKRMPKLIFDQQEMVEMALKRIRYKAALHPLLFELLPSRFTIPQLQILYESVYNTTIDKRNFSKRVLSTGLLIKQGEKDKSSSKRGAFYYHLNMQNYYAKFQAFLNFIPNPTNLIS, encoded by the coding sequence ATGACTGGTTATAGCGAGGAAGCGCGTATTGTACAGGCGATCGATTGTCTTGTTTTTGGCTTTGATGGCGAAACTTTGAAAATATTACTGATTAAGCGCGGCTTTCAACCAGAGAAAGGCAAGTGGAGTTTAATGGGCGGTTTTGCCAAAAGCAATGAAAGCCTTGAACAGGCATCGAACAGGGTTTTAAAACAACTGACCGGGCTTGACGGCATGTATCTTGAACAACTGCATACCTTTAGTGACCCTAACCGCGACCCGCTTGAACGTACCATATCAACGGCTTACTTTGCCTTAATTGATATTCATAAATATGAGCAACAGTTAAATGATGATTACCATGCAGAATGGTTTTCATTAAAAAGAATGCCCAAGCTTATTTTTGACCAGCAGGAAATGGTTGAAATGGCTTTGAAACGCATACGTTATAAGGCTGCTCTACACCCATTATTATTTGAGCTACTGCCAAGCAGATTCACCATACCGCAATTGCAGATACTTTACGAGAGCGTATATAACACCACTATTGATAAGCGAAATTTCAGCAAGCGGGTATTATCAACGGGGCTTTTAATTAAGCAGGGCGAAAAAGACAAATCAAGTTCAAAACGCGGTGCTTTTTACTATCACCTTAATATGCAGAACTACTACGCCAAGTTTCAGGCTTTTTTAAATTTCATACCTAATCCTACTAATCTGATCAGTTAA
- a CDS encoding sugar-binding domain-containing protein, translating to MKLKKYAAIIALLILYAPAKLRAQKMDGGKLFNDNWKFHSGDTAINKTLWRTVELPHDWSIEGPFSEEWASATGYLPGGIGWYKKSFSADASWQSKKVSIYFDGVYKNSEVWINGHYLGKRPNGFIPFEYDLTPYINYNKPNSIIVKADHSEFADSRWYTGSGIYRNVYLIVKDSVNIHPWDVAFSTPDVTAEKAIIKVNAEVNNTLKAPARVSVKINLLNAKGVAATKTISVNARPGKNAIVFSQQLQSPQLWSVDHPQLYRLQLQVMRNGKVVNEVNQMVGIRSIRFDKDNGFFLNGANMKLKGVCIHDDAGALGVAVPREVWERRLAILKEGGVNSLRLSHNPHAGYLYDLCDKMGFLVMDEAFDEWEIGKNKWVKGWNVGTPSKDGYHEYFKEWAHRDLADMVKRSRNHPSIILWSIGNEIDYPNDPYTHEVLNTGRNPQMYGKGYLPDHPSAAALKTIAKDLVKVVKEVDRTRPVTAALAGVVMSNEVGYPEELDVVGYNYQEYRYAEDHKKYSNRIIYGSENGMAKKAWNAVDSNKYISAQYLWTGIDYLGEAGKWPQRSNGAGLLDLAGFKKPEYFYRQSLWAAKPMVYVAARELKQNQDNGIWSHRSVQPTWNWDAGAKLRIECFTNCQAAELFLNGKSLGKQLRDTANNQMPAWNVDYQAGELLVKGYNDGKQVSAFVLKTAGEPSAIAATADHLAFSGPGKHLSQVEIQVTDKNGIPVYSADNEINVEVSGNARLLGLESGSTSSHESYQSPKRKALHGKLLAYIETNGKPGDVQVSISSAGIRPALIKLKTK from the coding sequence ATGAAACTTAAAAAATACGCAGCCATCATAGCCTTGTTAATTCTTTACGCTCCTGCAAAACTGCGGGCACAGAAAATGGATGGCGGTAAGTTGTTTAATGATAACTGGAAGTTCCATTCTGGTGATACGGCAATTAACAAAACTTTATGGCGCACAGTAGAGCTGCCACATGACTGGAGTATTGAAGGCCCCTTCAGCGAAGAATGGGCAAGCGCTACCGGTTATTTACCCGGCGGAATTGGCTGGTATAAGAAAAGTTTTTCTGCCGATGCCAGCTGGCAATCAAAAAAAGTAAGTATCTATTTTGACGGGGTTTATAAAAACAGCGAAGTATGGATCAATGGCCATTATCTGGGTAAACGACCTAACGGATTTATTCCGTTTGAGTATGATCTGACACCTTATATTAACTATAATAAACCCAACTCCATCATTGTTAAAGCAGACCATTCGGAGTTTGCAGATTCACGCTGGTATACAGGTAGCGGTATTTACCGCAATGTTTACCTGATTGTAAAAGATTCGGTAAATATCCATCCCTGGGATGTGGCGTTTTCTACTCCCGATGTAACTGCTGAAAAAGCAATTATTAAAGTTAATGCAGAGGTTAATAATACGCTGAAGGCACCTGCGCGTGTTTCGGTAAAAATTAACCTTCTGAATGCAAAAGGTGTTGCTGCTACAAAAACAATTAGCGTAAACGCCAGGCCGGGTAAAAACGCAATAGTATTCAGCCAACAACTGCAATCGCCGCAATTATGGAGTGTTGACCACCCGCAATTGTACCGTTTGCAATTGCAGGTAATGCGCAACGGTAAGGTCGTAAATGAAGTTAACCAGATGGTAGGGATACGCAGTATTCGTTTCGATAAGGATAACGGTTTTTTCCTGAATGGCGCAAACATGAAGCTTAAAGGTGTTTGTATCCATGATGATGCCGGTGCGCTTGGTGTAGCCGTGCCTCGTGAAGTTTGGGAAAGGCGCCTTGCCATTTTAAAAGAAGGGGGCGTTAACTCTTTAAGGTTAAGCCATAACCCGCATGCCGGTTACCTGTATGATCTGTGTGACAAGATGGGTTTCCTGGTCATGGATGAGGCTTTTGACGAATGGGAGATCGGTAAAAATAAATGGGTAAAAGGCTGGAACGTAGGTACGCCATCAAAAGATGGTTATCACGAATATTTTAAAGAATGGGCGCACCGCGACCTTGCCGACATGGTAAAAAGAAGCCGTAACCATCCATCGATTATATTATGGAGTATCGGCAATGAAATTGATTATCCTAATGACCCCTATACGCATGAAGTGCTGAATACGGGCAGAAATCCCCAGATGTATGGAAAGGGCTATCTTCCCGATCATCCTTCAGCGGCAGCACTTAAGACCATAGCTAAAGATCTGGTCAAAGTAGTTAAAGAGGTTGACCGCACAAGGCCTGTTACGGCGGCCTTAGCTGGAGTGGTAATGTCTAACGAGGTGGGTTACCCGGAGGAGTTAGATGTTGTTGGTTATAACTACCAGGAGTACCGCTATGCAGAAGATCATAAAAAATATTCTAACCGCATTATTTACGGCAGCGAGAATGGCATGGCCAAGAAGGCGTGGAATGCGGTTGATTCAAACAAATACATTTCTGCTCAATACCTGTGGACCGGTATAGATTACCTTGGAGAGGCGGGAAAGTGGCCGCAACGTAGCAATGGCGCGGGTTTGCTGGATCTGGCTGGTTTCAAAAAGCCGGAATATTTTTACAGGCAAAGCCTGTGGGCTGCAAAACCAATGGTATATGTAGCTGCAAGAGAACTTAAACAAAACCAGGATAACGGTATCTGGAGTCACCGCAGTGTACAGCCAACGTGGAACTGGGATGCAGGTGCCAAATTAAGAATAGAATGCTTTACCAATTGCCAGGCAGCCGAATTGTTCCTTAACGGTAAATCGTTGGGGAAACAGTTGCGTGATACGGCAAATAACCAGATGCCTGCCTGGAATGTAGATTATCAGGCTGGCGAATTGCTGGTTAAAGGATATAACGATGGGAAACAGGTATCGGCATTTGTGCTGAAAACTGCCGGAGAACCTTCGGCTATAGCTGCGACTGCCGATCATTTAGCGTTTAGCGGACCCGGAAAACACCTTAGCCAGGTAGAGATACAGGTGACGGACAAAAATGGCATTCCGGTTTATAGTGCTGATAACGAAATTAACGTGGAGGTATCTGGTAATGCCAGGCTACTTGGGCTGGAAAGCGGCAGTACATCAAGTCACGAAAGTTATCAGTCGCCTAAACGGAAGGCGCTGCATGGCAAACTATTAGCCTATATCGAAACCAATGGCAAGCCCGGCGATGTGCAGGTTAGTATTTCTTCGGCCGGTATCCGCCCTGCTCTAATCAAACTCAAAACAAAATAA
- a CDS encoding BNR repeat-containing protein, whose amino-acid sequence MVSVINRFCKLVIKVLFLIPLLCSCIVYAQTSTIANNGWAQNSVNTVIFRKNALVSFGNTQYAAFYDADAYVVIAKRKSGSTNWIGKRSNYKGDATDAHKSISIMVDGEGYLHVAWGHHNEPLNYCMSIRPGGIELGPKRSMTGANESKVTYPEFYRMANGNLLFFYRDGQSGNGSLILDAYNLKTHSWKRIQDKLIDGEGQRNAYWQIAVDKGIIHLSWVWRESPDVASNHDLCYALSKDGGLTWQKSTGEKYQLPITAATAEYACKIPQNSELINQTSMFADAGGQPYIATYWREQDSKIPQYHIVYKTADKWHVADLGFRKTAFSLSGSGTKSIPISRPQIVAWKKGSSLAAALIFRDDERDDKVSIAVSHDLSKGKWQVSDLTNTSVGSWEPTYDTQLWKQKQVLDLFVQKNIQVDGEGKANLAPQPVQVLECQPGTVK is encoded by the coding sequence ATGGTATCCGTAATTAATAGATTTTGTAAGCTGGTGATTAAAGTATTGTTTTTAATACCCTTGCTATGCAGTTGTATAGTGTATGCACAAACAAGCACCATTGCCAATAATGGCTGGGCACAAAATTCGGTTAATACGGTTATCTTCCGAAAAAACGCATTGGTTAGCTTTGGCAATACGCAATATGCTGCATTTTACGATGCCGATGCTTATGTGGTTATTGCCAAAAGGAAATCAGGTAGCACCAACTGGATAGGTAAGCGCAGTAACTATAAAGGCGATGCTACCGACGCGCATAAAAGCATCAGCATTATGGTTGATGGCGAAGGTTACCTGCATGTAGCATGGGGGCATCATAATGAACCATTGAATTATTGCATGAGCATTCGCCCGGGAGGTATTGAACTGGGTCCGAAACGATCAATGACCGGTGCCAATGAAAGCAAAGTGACCTATCCCGAATTTTACCGGATGGCCAATGGCAACCTGCTTTTCTTTTATCGTGATGGCCAGTCGGGAAATGGTAGCCTGATCCTCGATGCTTACAACCTCAAAACACACAGCTGGAAACGTATTCAGGATAAATTGATTGACGGCGAAGGCCAGCGAAATGCTTACTGGCAAATAGCGGTTGATAAAGGCATTATTCATTTATCGTGGGTGTGGCGGGAATCGCCTGACGTAGCCAGTAACCACGATCTGTGCTACGCGCTCTCAAAAGACGGCGGCCTTACCTGGCAAAAATCTACCGGCGAAAAATACCAGTTACCTATTACAGCAGCTACAGCCGAGTATGCTTGTAAAATACCACAAAACAGCGAGCTTATTAATCAAACATCCATGTTTGCCGATGCAGGGGGCCAGCCTTACATTGCCACTTACTGGCGCGAACAGGACTCAAAAATTCCACAATATCATATTGTATATAAAACTGCGGATAAGTGGCATGTTGCCGATCTTGGCTTTAGAAAAACGGCATTTAGTTTAAGTGGTTCAGGCACCAAAAGTATACCGATCTCACGCCCGCAGATTGTAGCCTGGAAAAAAGGAAGCAGTTTGGCAGCCGCATTAATTTTCAGGGATGATGAACGGGATGACAAAGTATCCATAGCTGTTAGTCATGATCTCAGTAAGGGAAAATGGCAAGTCAGCGATCTGACAAATACTTCGGTAGGTTCGTGGGAACCCACTTACGACACCCAATTGTGGAAACAGAAGCAAGTATTAGATCTGTTTGTGCAAAAAAACATCCAGGTTGACGGAGAGGGTAAGGCAAACTTAGCACCCCAGCCCGTGCAGGTGTTAGAATGTCAGCCCGGTACTGTTAAGTAA
- a CDS encoding aldose epimerase family protein, translating to MRTPATKLLPAFIAVIALVNQSCKGPAQKKDSKDTAAIEAAIPDSANFNSTVDGKKTHLYLLTNKNGVKAAITNYGGRVVSLLVPDKSGAFKDVVLGYDNVKSYQKKKEPFFGALIGRYGNRIGKGKFTLNGKQYQLDVNDSLNTLHGGFKGFNAQVWDAKQSDNHTLQLSYTSKDGEGGYPGNLNVKVTYTLQDDNSLKIDYSATADQPTVVNLTNHSYFNLNGAGNKTILDDSLKIDADKFTPVDNTLIPTGELKDVKGTPFDFTKFKTIGQDIDKQDEQLKNGKGYDHNFVLNKHTLSTSIATVKSPSTGIVLDVYTEEPGIQFYSGNFLTGKDTDGKGGVAYGHRSALCLETQHFPDSPNKPSFPSTTLNPGQTYHTTTIYKFSVSK from the coding sequence ATGAGAACACCTGCAACAAAACTTTTGCCTGCTTTTATAGCAGTAATTGCCTTAGTCAATCAATCGTGCAAGGGACCTGCGCAAAAAAAAGATAGTAAGGATACCGCTGCTATTGAGGCTGCCATACCAGACTCTGCCAATTTTAACAGCACGGTAGATGGTAAAAAAACGCATTTGTATTTATTGACCAATAAAAATGGTGTAAAGGCAGCCATTACCAATTATGGCGGCAGGGTAGTAAGTTTATTGGTGCCTGATAAAAGCGGTGCATTTAAGGATGTGGTTTTAGGATATGATAATGTAAAGTCATACCAAAAGAAAAAAGAACCGTTTTTTGGTGCGCTGATAGGCAGATACGGTAACCGTATTGGTAAAGGCAAATTCACATTGAACGGGAAGCAGTATCAGCTTGATGTAAATGACAGCCTGAATACCTTGCATGGGGGCTTTAAAGGATTTAACGCGCAGGTTTGGGATGCTAAGCAATCAGACAATCATACGCTGCAGCTTTCTTACACTTCAAAAGACGGTGAGGGCGGCTATCCGGGTAATTTAAATGTTAAAGTGACTTATACCCTACAGGATGATAACTCACTGAAAATTGATTACAGCGCAACGGCAGATCAGCCGACGGTGGTAAATCTTACCAACCACAGCTATTTCAACCTTAATGGTGCTGGCAACAAAACCATCCTTGACGATTCATTAAAAATTGACGCTGATAAATTTACACCGGTAGATAATACCTTGATTCCAACCGGTGAGCTAAAAGATGTTAAAGGAACGCCGTTCGACTTTACTAAGTTTAAAACTATTGGCCAGGATATTGATAAGCAGGATGAGCAGCTGAAAAATGGAAAGGGTTATGATCACAATTTCGTATTGAACAAGCATACCCTGAGTACATCTATTGCTACGGTTAAAAGCCCTTCAACCGGTATTGTGCTGGACGTTTATACCGAAGAACCAGGGATTCAGTTTTACAGTGGTAATTTCCTGACTGGGAAAGATACTGATGGTAAAGGCGGTGTTGCTTACGGTCATCGTTCTGCTTTATGCCTGGAAACACAGCATTTTCCTGATTCGCCTAATAAGCCGTCTTTCCCAAGCACTACGCTTAACCCGGGCCAAACTTATCATACGACTACTATCTATAAATTTTCAGTAAGCAAATAA
- a CDS encoding glycoside hydrolase family 35 protein codes for MRKIKYLFILMLFVFAGNIQAQKLQHTFALADSVFLLDGKPFQMISGEMHYPRIPREAWRARMKMAKAMGLNTIGTYVFWNLHEPQKGKFDFQGNNDIAEFVKIAKEEGLWVILRPSPYVCAEWEFGGYPYWLQNEKGLVVRSKEAQYLKEYETYIKEVGKKLAPLQINHGGNILMVQIENEYGSYGSDKDYLAINQKMFKDAGFDGLLYTCDPAPDLVKGHLPGLLPAVNGLDNPKKVKQLIRENHNGKGPFYIAEWYPAWFDWWGTKHHTVPAEQYAGHLDSVLAAGISINMYMFHGGTTRAFMNGANYKDDTPYEPQVSSYDYDAPLDEAGNATPKFMAFREVIEKHLAPGVKLPAVPAAKPAMAIPAIKLNHAAPLLQNLPVAISNKTPLTFEDLQQDYGYVLYRTKIKGSRKGQLLIKGLRDYAVIMVNGKTVGTLDRRLKQDSMNVTLPAGTVTLDILVENLGRINFGKYLLDNKKGITGSVSFNQAEIKGWQMYKLPFAAVNQVKFGGVAKASGVPMLQKGTFSLNTVKDTYFDMSNWGKGVVWINGHNLGRYWRVGPQQTLYVPAEWLKKGINEVVVFDLLKSQSTLTAVDKPILDKLNN; via the coding sequence ATGAGAAAAATAAAATACCTGTTCATTTTAATGTTGTTCGTATTCGCCGGCAACATTCAGGCCCAGAAACTACAGCATACATTTGCACTTGCCGACTCGGTCTTTTTGCTGGATGGAAAACCTTTCCAGATGATCAGCGGCGAAATGCATTACCCGCGCATCCCGCGCGAGGCATGGCGCGCAAGGATGAAAATGGCTAAAGCTATGGGGTTAAATACTATTGGCACCTACGTTTTCTGGAACCTGCACGAGCCGCAGAAAGGCAAGTTTGATTTTCAGGGCAATAATGATATTGCCGAATTTGTGAAAATAGCGAAGGAAGAAGGCCTTTGGGTAATATTGCGCCCAAGCCCTTATGTATGCGCCGAGTGGGAATTTGGCGGTTATCCTTACTGGTTGCAAAACGAAAAAGGCTTGGTAGTGCGTAGTAAAGAGGCGCAATACCTTAAAGAGTATGAGACCTACATCAAAGAAGTAGGAAAGAAATTGGCACCGCTTCAGATCAATCACGGTGGTAACATCCTGATGGTTCAGATCGAGAACGAATACGGATCTTACGGGAGCGACAAAGATTACCTGGCCATCAACCAGAAGATGTTTAAAGATGCCGGTTTCGATGGCTTGCTTTACACCTGCGACCCTGCACCGGATCTGGTAAAAGGACATTTGCCGGGCTTGTTACCCGCAGTAAACGGCTTGGATAATCCTAAAAAGGTAAAACAGCTGATCCGTGAAAATCACAATGGTAAAGGGCCGTTTTATATTGCCGAATGGTATCCGGCTTGGTTTGATTGGTGGGGAACTAAACACCATACTGTTCCTGCCGAACAATATGCAGGCCATTTAGATTCGGTACTGGCAGCGGGTATATCCATCAACATGTATATGTTTCATGGCGGCACAACCCGTGCTTTTATGAATGGGGCCAATTACAAAGATGATACCCCTTACGAGCCTCAGGTAAGCAGCTACGACTATGATGCACCTTTGGACGAGGCAGGTAACGCAACGCCCAAATTTATGGCTTTCAGGGAGGTGATAGAAAAGCATTTGGCTCCGGGTGTAAAATTGCCTGCCGTTCCGGCTGCTAAACCAGCAATGGCTATACCTGCAATAAAACTTAACCACGCTGCGCCACTTTTACAAAATTTGCCCGTGGCAATCAGTAATAAAACGCCGTTAACTTTTGAAGATTTACAACAAGACTATGGCTATGTACTTTATCGCACAAAAATTAAAGGCAGCCGTAAGGGGCAGTTGTTAATTAAAGGGCTAAGGGATTATGCCGTAATAATGGTTAACGGAAAAACGGTAGGTACGCTTGACAGACGGCTTAAACAGGATAGCATGAACGTTACATTACCTGCAGGTACGGTAACGCTTGATATTTTGGTGGAGAATCTGGGCCGTATCAATTTTGGTAAATACCTGCTTGATAATAAAAAAGGTATCACGGGATCAGTGTCATTTAACCAGGCAGAAATTAAAGGCTGGCAAATGTACAAGTTGCCATTTGCTGCTGTAAACCAGGTGAAATTTGGTGGTGTGGCTAAAGCGTCTGGGGTGCCAATGTTACAAAAAGGCACTTTCTCTTTAAACACTGTGAAAGATACCTACTTTGACATGAGTAACTGGGGCAAAGGCGTAGTATGGATCAACGGACATAACCTTGGGCGCTACTGGCGTGTAGGCCCGCAGCAAACCTTATATGTTCCGGCCGAGTGGTTAAAGAAAGGCATTAACGAAGTAGTTGTTTTTGACCTGCTTAAATCTCAAAGTACCTTAACTGCTGTTGATAAGCCAATTTTAGACAAGTTAAATAACTAA
- a CDS encoding alpha-N-arabinofuranosidase — MKTHLLKALSVLLLSSSLIKAQTTIKVDLNNASANPTISKYIYSHFAEHLGRGIYDGFYVGDTSKIPNTNGVRNDVIAALKKMKIPSLRWPGGCFADTYHWRDGIGPKNQRPAIVNKWWGGVVEDNSFGTHDFLNMCELLGAEPYVSGNVGSGTVQELADWIQYTSSDNKNPMSDLRKANGREKPWSVKFWGVGNEAWGCGGNMTPEYYSNEFRKYSTFMGSSEGKTKIFRVASGASDDDYNWTETLMKNIPHGLIEGVAVHHYAVIGWNSKGPATGFNEQQYFTTMQRALQMDSLVTKHARIMDKYDAKKQIALVVDEWGGWYDVEPGTNPGFLYQQNTMRDAMIAGTTLNIFNNHADRVRMANLAQCVNVLQAVILTNKQKMILTPTYYVMEMYNVHQDATLIPTHVSETEYTFGKDKLPAVSASASKDKAGVVHISLTNIDPAKKQKVTLTLDGQNFKGVSGRILTSAKVGDCNTFNDPEKIKTVAFNNAVLKGNTLEVTLPAISVVVLTLN, encoded by the coding sequence ATGAAAACACATTTACTGAAAGCGCTTAGCGTATTGTTGTTAAGCTCATCGCTGATAAAGGCGCAAACTACTATTAAGGTAGACCTAAATAATGCCTCGGCTAATCCCACCATCAGTAAGTATATCTATAGCCATTTTGCCGAGCATTTAGGGCGTGGTATTTATGATGGCTTTTATGTAGGCGATACATCGAAAATACCTAACACCAATGGGGTACGTAATGATGTCATTGCAGCCTTGAAAAAAATGAAGATCCCGTCGTTAAGATGGCCGGGCGGTTGTTTTGCCGATACCTATCATTGGCGCGATGGAATAGGGCCTAAAAATCAAAGGCCGGCTATCGTTAATAAATGGTGGGGCGGTGTAGTGGAAGACAATAGTTTTGGTACGCACGACTTCCTGAATATGTGCGAGCTTTTAGGTGCAGAGCCTTATGTATCTGGCAATGTTGGCAGCGGTACCGTTCAGGAACTTGCAGATTGGATCCAATACACCAGTTCAGATAATAAAAACCCAATGTCGGATTTGCGCAAAGCTAACGGCCGCGAAAAGCCCTGGAGCGTTAAATTCTGGGGGGTAGGTAACGAGGCCTGGGGCTGCGGCGGTAATATGACACCAGAATACTATTCGAACGAGTTTAGAAAGTATTCCACCTTTATGGGTAGCTCTGAAGGGAAAACCAAAATATTCAGGGTGGCATCTGGCGCCAGCGATGATGATTACAACTGGACTGAAACCTTGATGAAAAACATCCCTCATGGATTAATTGAGGGCGTAGCTGTGCATCATTACGCGGTTATCGGCTGGAATAGTAAAGGTCCGGCAACGGGCTTTAACGAGCAGCAGTATTTTACTACCATGCAACGCGCGCTGCAAATGGATTCACTGGTGACCAAACATGCGCGTATTATGGACAAGTATGATGCTAAAAAGCAGATCGCCCTTGTTGTGGACGAATGGGGCGGTTGGTATGACGTAGAACCTGGCACCAATCCCGGATTTCTGTATCAGCAAAACACCATGCGCGATGCCATGATAGCAGGTACTACGCTCAATATTTTTAACAACCATGCCGACCGTGTGCGTATGGCTAACCTCGCACAATGTGTAAATGTGCTGCAGGCTGTTATCCTTACTAATAAGCAAAAGATGATCCTGACGCCTACGTATTATGTTATGGAAATGTATAACGTACACCAGGATGCTACGCTGATACCAACCCACGTAAGCGAAACCGAATACACTTTCGGAAAAGATAAATTACCTGCCGTATCTGCATCTGCTTCTAAAGATAAAGCAGGTGTGGTGCATATCTCGTTAACAAATATCGACCCGGCTAAAAAGCAGAAAGTGACACTTACCTTAGATGGACAAAACTTTAAAGGAGTAAGCGGCAGGATCCTGACTTCGGCAAAAGTGGGCGATTGCAATACTTTTAACGATCCTGAAAAGATTAAAACTGTAGCATTTAATAATGCAGTTTTGAAGGGCAATACATTAGAGGTTACTTTGCCTGCAATTTCAGTAGTTGTACTTACACTTAATTAA